From Rutidosis leptorrhynchoides isolate AG116_Rl617_1_P2 chromosome 3, CSIRO_AGI_Rlap_v1, whole genome shotgun sequence, a single genomic window includes:
- the LOC139902283 gene encoding uncharacterized protein At1g24485-like: MPDQFPFISSLAIRSLDSGVYSEVDDNQAIFLVDRLSYGLSENFLRYPNDTYDRIWFPYPAQSGTNKVTKDAYMNIDVTTTPSNPPVQVFENAITVPNTSLAIVFANISAYYPPAYLIMYFSDVTSIDQNRSFNIYENENSMPGQLVISPPYMKVEERHIYNLSVTSDTYLSLSATSDSDLPPIINAIEFYTISDVLTDGTHSNDVEALALLQSTFDVLQEWSGDPCLPFPYSWDWLNCSDDAMPRVTAL; encoded by the exons ATGCCTGATCAGTTCCCATTTATTTCATCCCTCGCAATACGTAGCCTCGACTCCGGTGTTTATAGTGAAGTCGACGATAATCAAGCTATTTTCTTGGTTGACAGATTGTCTTATGGTTTAAGTGAAAACTTTCTTAG GTACCCGAATGATACTTATGACCGAATATGGTTTCCCTATCCAGCCCAGAGCGGTACCAACAAGGTGACAAAGGATGCATATATGAATATTGATGTGACGACTACACCCAGTAACCCCCCTGTACAAGTTTTTGAAAATGCAATCACAGTTCCAAACACATCGCTAGCTATTGTGTTTGCCAATATTAGTGCTTATTATCCCCCGGCCTACTTAATTATGTACTTCTCAGATGTTACAAGTATTGATCAAAACAGATCCTTCAATATTTACGAAAACGAAAATAGTATGCCCGGGCAACTCGTAATTTCACCTCCTTATATGAAAGTCGAGGAACGCCACATTTATAATCTCTCAGTCACATCCGACACATATCTTTCGTTATCTGCTACCTCTGATTCTGATCTTCCCCCGATCATAAATGCCATAGAGTTTTATACAATTAGTGATGTTCTAACTGATGGCACTCATAGCAACGATG TGGAAGCTTTAGCTTTGTTACAAAGCACATTTGATGTGTTACAAGAATGGAGTGGTGATCCTTGCCTCCCCTTTCCATATTCGTGGGACTGGCTCAATTGCAGTGATGATGCTATGCCTCGCGTAACTGCTTTGTAA